In Helianthus annuus cultivar XRQ/B chromosome 8, HanXRQr2.0-SUNRISE, whole genome shotgun sequence, a single genomic region encodes these proteins:
- the LOC110873062 gene encoding tyrosine--tRNA ligase, chloroplastic/mitochondrial yields the protein MAATASILRSTIFFLKPPYKLTQTFPIHRNLHHNRPFTRHFSTPRPNIIQILEQRGLLDSLTGESLRTVCSDQSIRVYCGFDPTAQSLHLGNLIGLIVLSWFLRSGHSTVALVGGATGRVGDPSGKSLERPELDLQTLERNINGISQTIVNILNPNPNGSTGSVTVLNNYDWWKDVKLLDFLRDVGRYARVNTMMSKESVKRRLESSDQGLSYTEFTYQLLQGYDFVHLFKHENVTVQIGGSDQWGNITAGTELIRRLHQSDSAYGVTFPLLLKSDGTKFGKSEDGAIWLSPVMLSPYKFYQYFFSVPDEDVIRFLKILTFLSLDEIEKIETGMKSSGYVPNSAQRRLAEEVTRFVHGSDGLEEAVKATEALRPGAETRLDWKTIEGIAKDVPSCSLSYDRVLDVSVVDLSVSTGLIESKSAARRLLKQGGLYLNNGRVDNEGKKIEADDIVDGKVLLLSAGKKNKMVVRIA from the coding sequence ATGGCGGCCACTGCCTCTATACTCAGATCAACCATTTTCTTCCTCAAACCACCTTACAAACTCACCCAAACATTTCCGATACACCGGAACCTCCACCACAACCGCCCATTCACCCGCCATTTCTCCACCCCCCGCCCCAACATCATTCAAATCCTCGAACAACGCGGCCTACTCGACTCCCTCACCGGCGAATCTCTCCGTACAGTCTGCTCCGATCAATCGATTCGCGTCTACTGCGGCTTCGACCCTACCGCCCAGAGCCTCCACCTCGGCAACCTCATCGGCCTCATCGTCCTCTCCTGGTTCCTCCGCTCTGGCCACTCCACCGTCGCTCTCGTCGGCGGCGCAACCGGCCGCGTCGGCGACCCATCCGGTAAGTCCCTCGAACGCCCCGAACTCGACCTCCAAACCCTAGAACGTAACATTAACGGAATCTCACAGACAATTGTTAATATcctaaaccctaaccctaacgGTTCAACCGGTTCTGTTACTGTGTTGAATAATTATGACTGGTGGAAAGATGTTAAGCTACTTGATTTTTTAAGAGATGTTGGGAGATATGCTAGAGTTAACACAATGATGAGTAAAGAGAGTGTGAAAAGAAGATTAGAATCATCTGATCAAGGTTTGAGTTATACTGAATTTACATATCAGTTGTTACAAGGGTATGATTTTGTTCACTTGTTTAAACATGAGAATGTGACGGTTCAGATCGGCGGGTCGGATCAATGGGGGAATATCACCGCTGGGACCGAACTGATTCGGAGACTTCATCAGTCAGATTCGGCTTACGGGGTTACATTCCCGCTTTTGTTGAAATCGGACGGTACTAAGTTTGGGAAGTCGGAAGATGGTGCGATTTGGCTCTCGCCGGTGATGTTGTCGCCATATAAGTTTTACCAGTATTTTTTCTCGGTGCCGGACGAGGACGTGATTCGGTTTTTGAAGATTCTTACTTTCTTGAGTTTGGATGAGATAGAGAAGATTGAGACGGGGATGAAGAGTAGCGGGTATGTGCCGAATTCAGCTCAGAGGAGGTTGGCGGAGGAGGTGACGAGATTTGTTCACGGGTCGGATGGGTTGGAGGAAGCGGTTAAAGCGACGGAGGCTTTGAGGCCGGGGGCTGAGACGCGATTGGATTGGAAAACGATTGAGGGGATTGCAAAGGATGTGCCGTCGTGTTCTTTGAGTTACGATCGGGTTTTGGATGTTAGTGTTGTGGATTTGTCGGTTTCGACGGGCTTGATTGAGAGTAAGTCTGCTGCTAGGAGGTTGTTGAAGCAAGGTGGATTGTATTTGAACAATGGGAGGGTTGATAATGAAGGgaagaagattgaggctgatgaTATTGTGGATGGGAAAGTTTTGTTGTTGTCGGCCGGGAAGAAGAACAAGATGGTTGTAAGAATAGCTTGA
- the LOC110873060 gene encoding F-box/LRR-repeat protein At3g26922 isoform X2: MAVHEEEEETKVDRLSDMPESLQLRILSCLDASHAVGTSVLSKSWGSLWTCVPILNFSSCEGFKHLHVFDDFVVNALSRRAPVKLDRLTFKRDGKCSAKLLQTVFDYAFLHGVRELEAHIEQTIGDHESWTWPIWSSDSLTSFKLRCNYVVGCPYLEPRSGSFKNLTTLHLQGVIIKDLDMFSGFQALDKLRLLHCFVKTNGKALHVHAQQLSEFTFFFRNQNVNCCEMMTPKLRYFEWGGNSLPRLKAHLPVLDTVVIAYNGHCLKEREKIMFDNLLMMFNTFYAAKSLTVSASTIHLLTLFPCSPPLWDLKCLKLDFSPRHMYIQSRLFLSETLKLVPGVKAYMLHKSHDAKCTIINDPNTESPCSNSQKSTTQSHG, translated from the exons ATGGCGGTccat gaagaagaagaagaaacaaaGGTGGACAGGCTATCAGACATGCCGGAATCCCTGCAGCTTCGCATTCTTTCTTGTCTTGACGCAAGTCATGCCGTTGGAACATCGGTGTTATCGAAGTCATGGGGTTCTTTGTGGACTTGTGTTCCCATTCTCAATTTCAGCTCCTGTGAGGGTTTTAAACATCTCCATGTTTTTGATGACTTTGTCGTTAATGCTTTATCCCGTCGCGCACCCGTGAAGTTGGATAGATTAACCTTCAAACGTGATGGAAAATGCAGCGCCAAGCttttacaaactgtttttgattacGCGTTTTTACACGGTGTCCGAGAATTGGAAGCACACATCGAACAGACTATAGGTGACCACGAGAGCTGGACTTGGCCCATCTGGTCATCGGATTCGTTAACAAGCTTCAAGTTACGGTGCAATTATGTTGTGGGTTGTCCATATTTGGAACCAAGATCAGGGTCATTCAAGAATCTCACCACTTTACATCTCCAAGGTGTAATCATCAAGGATCTTGATATGTTCTCAGGGTTTCAAGCGCTTGACAAGTTAAGATTGCTCCATTGTTTTGTTAAAACAAATGGCAAGGCTTTGCATGTACACGCTCAGCAACTTTCAGAATTCACCTTCTTCTTCCGCAATCAGAATGTGAATTGCTGTGAAATGATGACTCCGAAACTTAGATATTTCGAGTGGGGAGGGAACAGCCTCCCAAGGCTGAAAGCACATCTTCCTGTTCTTGACACAGTGGTCATCGCTTACAATGGTCATTGCCTCAAAGAGCGAGAGAAGATAATGTTTGATAATTTGCTGATGATGTTTAATACTTTTTACGCTGCCAAATCGCTTACGGTTTCTGCATCTACTATTCATCTACTCACACTGTTTCCGTGCTCACCACCTCTTTGGGATTTGAAGTGTTTGAAGCTGGATTTCAGCCCACGCCATATGTATATCCAAAGCAGGTTGTTTTTGAGTGAAACTTTAAAACTTGTTCCAGGTGTAAAAGCTTACATGCTACACAAGTCGCATGATGCCAAGTGTACCATAATTAATGATCCAAACACTGAATCTCCATGCTCAAACTCTCAAAAGAGCACGACCCAAAGTCATGGTTAA
- the LOC110873060 gene encoding F-box/LRR-repeat protein At3g26922 isoform X1 yields MAVHEEEEEEEEEEEEEEETKVDRLSDMPESLQLRILSCLDASHAVGTSVLSKSWGSLWTCVPILNFSSCEGFKHLHVFDDFVVNALSRRAPVKLDRLTFKRDGKCSAKLLQTVFDYAFLHGVRELEAHIEQTIGDHESWTWPIWSSDSLTSFKLRCNYVVGCPYLEPRSGSFKNLTTLHLQGVIIKDLDMFSGFQALDKLRLLHCFVKTNGKALHVHAQQLSEFTFFFRNQNVNCCEMMTPKLRYFEWGGNSLPRLKAHLPVLDTVVIAYNGHCLKEREKIMFDNLLMMFNTFYAAKSLTVSASTIHLLTLFPCSPPLWDLKCLKLDFSPRHMYIQSRLFLSETLKLVPGVKAYMLHKSHDAKCTIINDPNTESPCSNSQKSTTQSHG; encoded by the coding sequence ATGGCGGTccatgaagaagaagaagaagaagaagaagaagaagaagaagaagaagaaacaaaGGTGGACAGGCTATCAGACATGCCGGAATCCCTGCAGCTTCGCATTCTTTCTTGTCTTGACGCAAGTCATGCCGTTGGAACATCGGTGTTATCGAAGTCATGGGGTTCTTTGTGGACTTGTGTTCCCATTCTCAATTTCAGCTCCTGTGAGGGTTTTAAACATCTCCATGTTTTTGATGACTTTGTCGTTAATGCTTTATCCCGTCGCGCACCCGTGAAGTTGGATAGATTAACCTTCAAACGTGATGGAAAATGCAGCGCCAAGCttttacaaactgtttttgattacGCGTTTTTACACGGTGTCCGAGAATTGGAAGCACACATCGAACAGACTATAGGTGACCACGAGAGCTGGACTTGGCCCATCTGGTCATCGGATTCGTTAACAAGCTTCAAGTTACGGTGCAATTATGTTGTGGGTTGTCCATATTTGGAACCAAGATCAGGGTCATTCAAGAATCTCACCACTTTACATCTCCAAGGTGTAATCATCAAGGATCTTGATATGTTCTCAGGGTTTCAAGCGCTTGACAAGTTAAGATTGCTCCATTGTTTTGTTAAAACAAATGGCAAGGCTTTGCATGTACACGCTCAGCAACTTTCAGAATTCACCTTCTTCTTCCGCAATCAGAATGTGAATTGCTGTGAAATGATGACTCCGAAACTTAGATATTTCGAGTGGGGAGGGAACAGCCTCCCAAGGCTGAAAGCACATCTTCCTGTTCTTGACACAGTGGTCATCGCTTACAATGGTCATTGCCTCAAAGAGCGAGAGAAGATAATGTTTGATAATTTGCTGATGATGTTTAATACTTTTTACGCTGCCAAATCGCTTACGGTTTCTGCATCTACTATTCATCTACTCACACTGTTTCCGTGCTCACCACCTCTTTGGGATTTGAAGTGTTTGAAGCTGGATTTCAGCCCACGCCATATGTATATCCAAAGCAGGTTGTTTTTGAGTGAAACTTTAAAACTTGTTCCAGGTGTAAAAGCTTACATGCTACACAAGTCGCATGATGCCAAGTGTACCATAATTAATGATCCAAACACTGAATCTCCATGCTCAAACTCTCAAAAGAGCACGACCCAAAGTCATGGTTAA